ACCACCGGTGGGTACATGGTCTATACGACCACGACGTTCCGCTACATCTTCGACTACCACGACGGCGACATCTTCTGGTGCACGGCCGACATCGGCTGGGTCACGGGACACTCGTACATCGTGTACGGCCCGCTTTGCGCCGGGGCCACCACGCTGATGTTCGAGGGCATTCCCACGTATCCGGATGCCGGACGCTTCTGGGATGTCGTCGACCGTTACAAGGTGACGCAGTTCTACACGGCGCCGACTGCGATCCGCGCTTTGATGCGCGAGGGCGAGTCGTGGGTCCAGAAGCACAATCTCTCGTCGCTGCGCATCCTGGGTTCGGTGGGCGAGCCGATCAACCCGGAGGCATGGCTCTGGTATCACCGCAATGTTGGACACGGAAAGTGCCCCATTGTGGACACCTGGTGGCAGACGGAGACGGGCGGCATTCTCATCACGCCGCTGCCCGGTGCGACGCCGCTCAAGCCTGGTTCGGCCACGCTGCCCTTCTTCGGCGTTCGACCTGTCATGCTCACCCCCGAAGGCAAGCGGATCAACGGTCCCGGCTCCGGCGTGCTATGCATCGAAGAGCCCTGGCCGGGCATCATGCGGACGGTTTACGGTCAGCATCAGCGTTTCAAAGAGACGTACTTCAGCACGTATCCCGGCCTCTATTTCACCGGCGATGGTTGCCGTCACGACGAAGACGGCTACTGGTGGATCACGGGCCGTGTTGACGACGTGATCAACGTCTCGGGTCACCGCATGGGCACGGCCGAGGTGGAAAGCGCCCTCGTCGCCCACCACGCCGTGGCTGAAGCCGCCGTCGTGGGATTCCCGCACGAGATCAAGGGTCAGGGCATCTACGCGTACGTGACCTTGAAGCAGGGGCAGGAATACACGGATGCACTGAAGAAGGAACTGGTGCAGCACGTGCGCAAGGAGATCGGCCCGATCGCTGCGCCGGATGTCATTCACTGGGCTCCGGGACTTCCCAAGACGCGCTCGGGCAAGATCATGCGGCGCATCCTGCGTAAGATCGCGGAAGGACAGCCCGAGCAGGTGGGGGATACATCGACACTGGCCGACCCCGGCGTGGTGAAGAACCTCGTCGATACCTACAAGAAGGCGTGATCGAAGCCGTTGACCGGGTTGAAGGTCGAT
The genomic region above belongs to Phycisphaerae bacterium and contains:
- the acs gene encoding acetate--CoA ligase — protein: MSGTTTAETGTNRPAVFDPPANVSSKAYVKSLDDYRRMYDRSIKDPEGFWTEFANQFHWQQKWTKFREFDFKNDISVNYFIGGKTNVCFNALDRHLDKRGDQVAILWEGNEPGETAKLTYRQLHAEVCKFANVLKKFGVKKGDRVSIYMPMVKELAIAMLACARIGAIHSIVFGGFSPESLADRIVDSTCEIIVTTDGVFRGSKAVPLKANADEAMKIAGRQGVNVRTCIVSERVGSAKLKTEMQSGRDYWWHEVMKDAPAKCDPEWMDSEDPLFILYTSGSTGKPKGVLHTTGGYMVYTTTTFRYIFDYHDGDIFWCTADIGWVTGHSYIVYGPLCAGATTLMFEGIPTYPDAGRFWDVVDRYKVTQFYTAPTAIRALMREGESWVQKHNLSSLRILGSVGEPINPEAWLWYHRNVGHGKCPIVDTWWQTETGGILITPLPGATPLKPGSATLPFFGVRPVMLTPEGKRINGPGSGVLCIEEPWPGIMRTVYGQHQRFKETYFSTYPGLYFTGDGCRHDEDGYWWITGRVDDVINVSGHRMGTAEVESALVAHHAVAEAAVVGFPHEIKGQGIYAYVTLKQGQEYTDALKKELVQHVRKEIGPIAAPDVIHWAPGLPKTRSGKIMRRILRKIAEGQPEQVGDTSTLADPGVVKNLVDTYKKA